A single Xenopus laevis strain J_2021 chromosome 3S, Xenopus_laevis_v10.1, whole genome shotgun sequence DNA region contains:
- the gns.S gene encoding glucosamine (N-acetyl)-6-sulfatase S homeolog isoform X1: MTFSNAYVASALCCPSRSSILTGRYPHNHHVLNNTISGNCSSKAWQKTQEPYTFPALLYSIGYQTFFAGKYLNQYGSEEAGGINHVPPGWSYWFALEKNSKYYNYTLSENGRPKTHGENYSQDYLTDVLSNVSLDFLNYKSNHEPFFMMIATPAPHSPWTAAPQYENAFLNVSAPRGGNFNVHGKDKHWLIRQAKSPMSNSSIQYLDNAFRKRWQTLLSVDDLVENLLKQLEVRGELDNTFIFFTSDNGYHTGQFSLPIDKRQLYEFDIKVPLLVRGPGIKPNQITKSLVANIDLGPTILDIAGYDLNKTQMDGMSFLPLMINNTNVNWRTDILVEYQGEGSNTSDPNCPTLRPGVSQCFPDCVCEDSYNNTYACVRTIAAAYDLQYCEFDDAEVFVEVYNITADPNQLTNIAKTIDQEILEKMNHRLMMLQSCSGPSCHTPGVFDPRYRFEPRLMFKDQVEQGHTLSRKTLR; the protein is encoded by the exons ATGACCTTTTCAAATGCT TATGTAGCCAGTGCCTTGTGCTGCCCAAGCAGATCCAGCATCCTGACTGGGCGATATCCACATAATCACCATGTCCTCAACAACACTATATCAGGAAACTGCAGCAGCAAAGCTTGGCAGAAGACTCAGGAGCCGTACACTTTCCCTGCCCTCCTTTACTCCATCGGCTACCAGACTTTCTTTGCTGGGAAGTATTTAAATCAG TATGGCTCAGAGGAAGCTGGAGGGATAAATCACGTGCCCCCTGGCTGGAGTTACTGGTTTGCGCTG gagAAAAATTCAAAGTATTATAACTACACTCTGTCAGAAAATGGCCGACCAAAAACCCATGGGGAAAACTACAGTCAGGATTATCTGACCGATGTCTTG TCCAATGTCTCGTTGGATTTCTTGAACTACAAATCTAACCATGAGCCATTCTTCATGATGATCGCAACACCAGCCCCACACTCTCCATGGACTGCCGCCCCTCAATATGAGAATGCCTTCCTGAATGTCAGTGCTCCCAGGGGAGGCAATTTCAATGTTCATGGAAAG gacaagcacTGGTTAATTAGACAGGCCAAATCACCAATGAGCAATTCATCAATCCAGTACTTAGACAATGCATTTCGGAAAAG ATGGCAAACTCTTCTGTCTGTTGATGATCTGGTAGAGAACCTTCTGAAGCAGCTAGAAGTCCGCGGTGAGCTGGATAACACCTTTATCTTTTTTACATCAGACAATGGATATCACACAG GCCAGTTCTCACTGCCGATAGACAAACGGCAGCTCTATGAATTCGACATCAAAGTTCCACTGCTTGTTCGAGGGCCTGGGATCAAACCTAACCAAATAACTAAA TCACTGGTTGCAAATATTGATCTAGGCCCAACCATTCTGGACATTGCTGGCTATGACTTGAACAAGACTCAGATGGATGGGATGTCATTCCTTCCACTTATG ATAAATAACACTAATGTAAATTGGCGAACAGATATTTTGGTTGAATACCAAGGGGAAGGAAGCAATACATCAGACCCAAACTGCCCAACACTGCGCCCTGGAGTTTCT CAATGTTTTCCTGACTGTGTATGTGAAGACTCGTACAACAACACATATGCCTGTGTGAGAACCATTGCAGCTGCCTACGACTTGCAGTACTGTGAGTTTGATGATGCGGAG GTCTTTGTGGAAGTGTATAATATAACCGCAGATCCAAACCAACTAACAAACATAGCAAAAACCATTGACCAGGAGATCCTGGAGAAGATGAACCATCGCCTTATGATGTTACAGTCTTGTTCTGGGCCATCATGTCACACCCCAGGAGTGTTTGATCCAAG GTACAGGTTTGAGCCTCGGTTGATGTTTAAGGACCAAGTGGAACAAGGACACACCTTAAGCAGAAAGACTTTGCGGTAA
- the gns.S gene encoding glucosamine (N-acetyl)-6-sulfatase S homeolog (The RefSeq protein has 3 substitutions compared to this genomic sequence): protein MARCLLRTMLRPGTEAPRIYLLLLLLGLLGPSLLYVAGRSRKANVVLILTDDQDVSLGGMTPLTKTKELIADHGMTFSNAYVASALCCPSRSSILTGRYPHNHHVLNNTISGNCSSKAWQKTQEPYTFPALLYSIGYQTFFAGKYLNQYGSEEAGGINHVPPGWSYWFALEKNSKYYNYTLSENGRPKTHGENYSQDYLTDVLSNVSLDFLNYKSNHEPFFMMIATPAPHSPWTAAPQYENAFLNVSAPRGGNFNVHGKDKHWLIRQAKSPMSNSSIQYLDHAFRKRWQTLLSVDDLVENLLKQLEVRGELDNTFIFFTSDNGYHTGQFSLPIDKRQLYEFDIKVPLLVRGPGIKPNQITKSLVANIDLGPTILDIAGYDLNKTQMDGMSFLPLMINNTNVNWRTDILVEYQGEGSNTSDPNCPTLRPGVSQCFPDCVCEDSYNNTYACVRTIAAAYDLQYCEFDDAEVFVEVYNITADPNQLTNIAKTIDQEILEKMNHRLMMLQSCSGPSCHTPGVFDPRYRFEPRLMFKDQVEQGHTLSRKTLR, encoded by the exons ATGGCTCGGTGTTTACTGCGCACTATGCTTCGACCTGGCACCGAGGCGCCGCGGATCTacctgctcctcctcctcctggggcTCCTGGGGCCGTCACTTCTCTATGTGGAGGGGAGGTCTCGGAAGGCAAATATTGTGCTCATTCTGACAGATGATCAGGACGTGTCTCTGGGCGGCATG ACCCCGCTGACGAAGACCAAGGAGTTAATTGCAGATCATGGAATGACCTTTTCAAATGCT TATGTAGCCAGTGCCTTGTGCTGCCCAAGCAGATCCAGCATCCTGACTGGGCGATATCCACATAATCACCATGTCCTCAACAACACTATATCAGGAAACTGCAGCAGCAAAGCTTGGCAGAAGACTCAGGAGCCGTACACTTTCCCTGCCCTCCTTTACTCCATCGGCTACCAGACTTTCTTTGCTGGGAAGTATTTAAATCAG TATGGCTCAGAGGAAGCTGGAGGGATAAATCACGTGCCCCCTGGCTGGAGTTACTGGTTTGCGCTG gagAAAAATTCAAAGTATTATAACTACACTCTGTCAGAAAATGGCCGACCAAAAACCCATGGGGAAAACTACAGTCAGGATTATCTGACCGATGTCTTG TCCAATGTCTCGTTGGATTTCTTGAACTACAAATCTAACCATGAGCCATTCTTCATGATGATCGCAACACCAGCCCCACACTCTCCATGGACTGCCGCCCCTCAATATGAGAATGCCTTCCTGAATGTCAGTGCTCCCAGGGGAGGCAATTTCAATGTTCATGGAAAG gacaagcacTGGTTAATTAGACAGGCCAAATCACCAATGAGCAATTCATCAATCCAGTACTTAGACAATGCATTTCGGAAAAG ATGGCAAACTCTTCTGTCTGTTGATGATCTGGTAGAGAACCTTCTGAAGCAGCTAGAAGTCCGCGGTGAGCTGGATAACACCTTTATCTTTTTTACATCAGACAATGGATATCACACAG GCCAGTTCTCACTGCCGATAGACAAACGGCAGCTCTATGAATTCGACATCAAAGTTCCACTGCTTGTTCGAGGGCCTGGGATCAAACCTAACCAAATAACTAAA TCACTGGTTGCAAATATTGATCTAGGCCCAACCATTCTGGACATTGCTGGCTATGACTTGAACAAGACTCAGATGGATGGGATGTCATTCCTTCCACTTATG ATAAATAACACTAATGTAAATTGGCGAACAGATATTTTGGTTGAATACCAAGGGGAAGGAAGCAATACATCAGACCCAAACTGCCCAACACTGCGCCCTGGAGTTTCT CAATGTTTTCCTGACTGTGTATGTGAAGACTCGTACAACAACACATATGCCTGTGTGAGAACCATTGCAGCTGCCTACGACTTGCAGTACTGTGAGTTTGATGATGCGGAG GTCTTTGTGGAAGTGTATAATATAACCGCAGATCCAAACCAACTAACAAACATAGCAAAAACCATTGACCAGGAGATCCTGGAGAAGATGAACCATCGCCTTATGATGTTACAGTCTTGTTCTGGGCCATCATGTCACACCCCAGGAGTGTTTGATCCAAG GTACAGGTTTGAGCCTCGGTTGATGTTTAAGGACCAAGTGGAACAAGGACACACCTTAAGCAGAAAGACTTTGCGGTAA